Proteins encoded by one window of Homoserinimonas aerilata:
- the ligA gene encoding NAD-dependent DNA ligase LigA, whose amino-acid sequence MAETVTPPELEAAKAEADALTTRILELRDAYYERDEVLVSDEEYDGLMHRLEELEHLFPELQGQDSPTQTVGGRAQALFDPVEHAERMLSLDNVFSLEEFEAWAVKVERDAGRRIDYLCELKIDGLAINLRYENGVLTSAATRGDGRVGEDVTENIRFVSSIPQRLAGEGHPPIVEVRGEVFIPVEEFRKLNAAQTEQGERVFANPRNAASGSLRQKAEGKNAEKLAQMHRRLATLRMLVHGIGAWPNPPVQNQSEVYELLAGWGLPTSTYYRVVPSAAKVSEFIEYYGENRASVEHEIDGIVVKVDELALHDELGATSRAPRWAIAYKYPPEQVNTKLLDIVVSVGRTGRATPFAVMEKVRVAGSEVRQATLHNQDVVKAKGVLIGDTVVLRKAGDVIPEVLGPVVELRDGSEREFVMPTECPECGTPLRPMKEGDIDLRCPNARSCPAQVRGRVEHIGSRGGLDIEVLGEVAAAALTQPLVPEIPPLVTEAALFDLTVADLMPIEVIVRDNETGLPKEGDDGAEKVRTPFRRNPSAAEKKHGLTEVQPSSSATKLIDEIEKAKTKPLWRILVSLNIRHVGPVAARALADYFGSLDEIRKASRDELAEVDGVGGIIADALIDWFTVDWHLDIVQQWADAGVQFTTPGHPGPGAAAAAGGVLAGLTVVATGSLDGFTRDGAQEAIIQAGGKAASSVSKKTDFVAAGPGAGSKLAKAEELGIRVLDAAQFAILVTKGPGGLDG is encoded by the coding sequence GTGGCAGAGACCGTTACCCCTCCCGAGTTGGAGGCCGCCAAGGCTGAGGCAGATGCGCTGACGACGCGCATCCTCGAACTGCGCGACGCGTACTACGAGCGTGACGAGGTGCTCGTCTCCGATGAGGAGTACGACGGGCTCATGCACCGGCTCGAGGAGCTCGAGCATCTGTTCCCTGAGCTGCAGGGTCAGGACAGCCCGACGCAGACGGTCGGCGGTCGGGCCCAAGCCCTGTTCGACCCGGTCGAGCATGCCGAGCGGATGCTCAGCCTCGACAACGTGTTCAGCCTTGAGGAGTTCGAGGCGTGGGCTGTGAAGGTCGAGCGCGATGCCGGCCGCCGCATCGACTACCTGTGCGAGCTCAAGATCGACGGCCTCGCGATCAACCTGCGCTACGAGAATGGTGTGCTCACGAGCGCGGCGACCCGTGGTGACGGGCGCGTGGGCGAGGACGTGACCGAGAACATCCGCTTCGTCTCTTCGATTCCGCAGCGGCTCGCGGGCGAGGGGCATCCGCCGATCGTCGAGGTGCGGGGCGAGGTGTTCATCCCTGTCGAGGAGTTCCGCAAGCTGAACGCGGCGCAGACGGAGCAGGGCGAGCGGGTGTTCGCCAACCCGCGCAATGCCGCGTCGGGCTCGCTGCGGCAGAAGGCCGAGGGCAAGAACGCTGAGAAGCTCGCGCAGATGCACCGGCGCCTGGCGACACTGCGGATGCTCGTGCACGGCATCGGGGCGTGGCCGAATCCGCCCGTGCAGAACCAGTCAGAGGTGTACGAGCTGCTCGCAGGCTGGGGGCTGCCCACGAGCACGTACTACAGGGTCGTGCCGTCGGCGGCGAAGGTCTCCGAATTCATCGAGTACTACGGCGAGAACAGGGCGAGCGTCGAGCACGAGATCGACGGCATCGTCGTCAAGGTCGACGAGTTGGCGCTGCACGACGAGCTCGGTGCGACGAGCCGCGCTCCACGCTGGGCGATCGCCTACAAATACCCGCCGGAGCAGGTCAACACGAAGCTGCTCGACATCGTCGTGAGTGTTGGCCGCACGGGCCGCGCGACCCCGTTCGCCGTCATGGAGAAGGTGCGCGTCGCCGGCAGCGAGGTGCGCCAGGCGACCCTGCACAACCAGGATGTGGTCAAGGCGAAGGGCGTGCTCATCGGCGACACGGTCGTGCTGCGCAAGGCCGGCGACGTCATCCCCGAGGTGCTCGGCCCCGTGGTCGAACTGCGCGACGGCAGTGAGCGCGAGTTCGTGATGCCGACGGAGTGCCCCGAGTGTGGCACGCCGTTGCGGCCCATGAAGGAGGGCGACATCGACCTGCGCTGCCCGAACGCGCGCAGCTGCCCCGCCCAGGTGCGCGGCCGCGTCGAGCACATCGGCAGCAGGGGAGGCCTCGACATCGAGGTGCTCGGTGAGGTGGCCGCGGCCGCTCTGACGCAGCCCCTCGTGCCCGAGATCCCGCCGCTCGTCACGGAGGCTGCGCTCTTCGACCTCACCGTCGCCGACCTCATGCCCATCGAGGTGATCGTGCGCGACAACGAGACCGGTCTGCCGAAGGAGGGCGACGACGGTGCGGAGAAGGTGCGCACACCGTTCCGCCGCAACCCCTCCGCGGCTGAGAAGAAGCACGGTCTCACCGAGGTGCAGCCGTCGTCGAGTGCCACAAAGCTGATCGACGAGATCGAGAAGGCGAAGACGAAGCCGCTGTGGCGCATCCTGGTGAGCCTCAACATCCGCCATGTCGGCCCGGTCGCGGCCCGCGCTCTCGCCGACTATTTCGGTTCGCTCGACGAGATCAGAAAGGCGAGCCGTGATGAGCTGGCCGAGGTCGACGGGGTGGGCGGCATCATCGCCGACGCGCTCATCGACTGGTTCACGGTCGACTGGCACCTCGACATCGTGCAGCAGTGGGCGGATGCCGGTGTGCAGTTCACGACGCCCGGTCATCCCGGTCCCGGCGCGGCGGCCGCGGCGGGCGGCGTGCTCGCCGGGCTGACCGTTGTGGCGACGGGTTCGCTCGACGGCTTCACCCGCGACGGCGCTCAGGAGGCGATCATCCAGGCGGGCGGCAAGGCGGCGTCGAGCGTGTCGAAGAAGACCGACTTCGTGGCGGCCGGGCCGGGCGCGGGGTCGAAGCTGGCGAAGGCGGAGGAGCTCGGAATTCGGGTGCTCGATGCCGCACAGTTCGCCATCCTCGTGACGAAGGGCCCGGGCGGCCTCGACGGCTAG
- a CDS encoding alpha/beta hydrolase has product MMPRFIAIVATLVVLVGVTGVFVEHISTSASTAEREGTQNSASSGFGGSRYNAVVQGLPTLSAPVDFDRLADSSGVELLRQLGELDQVSIGRFADAHPEKLSALVALPPLAHDVAGWWSEIGAEPRRALVLAVPGVIGNLQGVPYEVRDAANRSYLKSSIVMLERAVAEGAGRAADVALQAQLRMLRQIELALGDRGTVPARSLIAVDIEWPGRAAVALGDLSTADFVSYLVPGMFFTVDGQIVDWTTTAQALHSEELTLLGSIRQPDGSASVTHSSIATVAWMGYETPTVFTVGELALANEGADRIAQAIGGLRAVRAGDQPFVTLITHSYGSTAASIALSDGVTAVDALAIVGSPGVVVASASDLAVRAGNVFVGEASWDPVVLGTFYGHDPAGEAFGARPIGVTGGTDDLTGIALAASTGHNGYFVPGSECLRNLALISLGSGDLVMGDAGAAVLASGQSNTQTFAQPQTIVRSPRIVSLLRG; this is encoded by the coding sequence ATGATGCCTCGCTTCATTGCGATCGTCGCAACCCTGGTGGTCCTTGTCGGTGTCACCGGGGTGTTCGTCGAGCACATCAGCACCTCGGCCTCCACTGCCGAACGCGAGGGAACGCAGAACTCGGCCTCCTCAGGGTTCGGGGGTTCCCGCTACAACGCGGTGGTGCAGGGCCTGCCCACACTCTCCGCCCCGGTCGACTTCGATCGGCTCGCCGACAGCTCCGGCGTCGAACTCCTGCGGCAGTTGGGCGAACTCGACCAGGTGTCGATCGGGCGATTCGCCGACGCGCATCCCGAGAAGCTGTCGGCCCTCGTCGCGCTGCCTCCTCTCGCCCATGATGTGGCCGGGTGGTGGTCTGAGATCGGCGCCGAGCCTCGCAGGGCCCTCGTTCTGGCGGTTCCCGGTGTGATCGGCAATCTGCAGGGCGTGCCGTACGAGGTGAGGGATGCCGCGAACCGCAGCTATCTGAAGAGTTCCATCGTCATGCTTGAGCGGGCGGTCGCCGAGGGCGCGGGCAGGGCGGCCGATGTCGCGCTGCAGGCACAGCTGCGCATGCTGAGGCAGATCGAGCTCGCGCTCGGCGACAGGGGCACGGTTCCCGCACGCTCGCTCATCGCGGTCGACATTGAGTGGCCGGGTAGGGCGGCGGTGGCGCTCGGCGACCTGTCGACCGCCGATTTTGTCAGCTATCTGGTGCCGGGCATGTTCTTCACCGTCGACGGGCAGATCGTCGACTGGACCACCACGGCCCAGGCACTCCACTCCGAGGAGTTGACGCTTCTCGGCAGCATCCGGCAGCCGGATGGTTCGGCCTCGGTCACGCATAGTTCCATTGCGACGGTCGCGTGGATGGGCTACGAGACCCCAACGGTGTTCACCGTTGGGGAGCTGGCGCTTGCGAATGAGGGCGCGGATCGCATCGCGCAGGCGATCGGCGGTCTGAGGGCGGTGCGCGCAGGAGACCAGCCGTTCGTGACGCTGATCACTCACTCCTACGGCTCGACGGCCGCATCCATCGCCCTCTCCGACGGGGTGACGGCGGTCGATGCTCTGGCGATCGTCGGCTCGCCGGGTGTCGTCGTCGCCTCGGCCTCCGACCTGGCCGTGCGGGCCGGCAATGTCTTCGTCGGCGAGGCCAGCTGGGATCCGGTCGTTCTGGGAACCTTCTATGGCCACGACCCGGCGGGGGAGGCCTTCGGCGCCCGCCCGATCGGTGTCACCGGTGGCACCGACGATCTCACGGGCATCGCACTCGCCGCGTCGACGGGGCACAACGGCTATTTCGTGCCGGGCAGCGAGTGCCTGCGCAATCTTGCGCTGATCAGTCTGGGCTCCGGCGATCTCGTCATGGGCGATGCGGGTGCGGCTGTGCTCGCCTCAGGGCAGTCGAATACACAAACGTTCGCACAGCCTCAGACGATCGTGCGGTCGCCACGAATCGTGTCACTGCTTCGCGGCTAG
- the gatC gene encoding Asp-tRNA(Asn)/Glu-tRNA(Gln) amidotransferase subunit GatC, with translation MSSHQVEQTTQITTEQVAHLANLARISLTPAEIDKLTGELATIVESIAKVSEIATPDVPATSHPIALSNVFRADVVGETLTTEQALAGAPEHDGSRFQVSAILGEEQ, from the coding sequence ATGTCTTCACACCAGGTCGAACAGACCACCCAGATAACGACCGAGCAGGTCGCCCATCTCGCAAACCTTGCCCGCATCTCGTTGACGCCGGCTGAGATCGACAAGCTCACGGGCGAGTTGGCCACGATCGTCGAGTCGATCGCCAAGGTCTCTGAGATCGCGACGCCGGATGTTCCGGCCACGTCGCATCCGATCGCCCTGTCGAATGTCTTCCGCGCCGATGTGGTGGGCGAGACGCTCACCACGGAGCAGGCATTGGCTGGCGCGCCTGAGCACGACGGCAGCCGCTTCCAGGTGTCGGCGATCCTGGGGGAGGAGCAGTGA
- the gatA gene encoding Asp-tRNA(Asn)/Glu-tRNA(Gln) amidotransferase subunit GatA, with product MSDLTRLSAAQLSEKLGSGEVSSVEATRAHLDRIAAVDGDIHAFLHVSDAALQTAAAIDARRAAGEKLSPLAGVPIAIKDVLCTQDMPSTAGSKILEGWVPPYDATVVRRLREADLVPLGKTNMDEFAMGSSTEHSAYGPTRNPWDLERIPGGSGGGSSAAVAAFEAPLALGSDTGGSIRQPGAVTGTVGMKPTYGGVSRYGAIALASSLDQVGPVSRTVLDAALLHDVIGGHDPRDSTSLKDVWPSFAAAARTGAASGSLRGVRVGVVKELDGEGFQPGVHTRFREALDTMAAAGAEIVEVSTPSFEYAVAAYYLILPAEASSNLAKFDSVRFGLRVNPPGGGTVEDVMGATREAGFGPEVKRRIILGTYALSAGYYDAYYGSAQKVRTLIQRDFAAAFEKADVLVSPSAPTTAFRFGEKLEDPMAMYLNDVTTIPANLAGIPGMSIPMGLAAEDGLPTGIQLMAPARADARLYEVGATLEALLEQGWGHTLISRAPDLTQGEEFAAQEGAV from the coding sequence GTGAGCGACCTGACCCGGCTTTCGGCCGCACAGCTCAGCGAGAAGCTCGGCTCCGGTGAGGTGTCGAGCGTCGAGGCGACGCGGGCGCACCTCGACCGCATCGCCGCCGTCGACGGTGACATCCACGCCTTCCTGCACGTCTCGGATGCTGCGCTGCAGACGGCCGCGGCGATCGATGCCCGTCGGGCCGCGGGTGAGAAGCTCTCGCCGCTGGCCGGCGTTCCCATCGCCATCAAGGATGTGCTCTGCACGCAGGACATGCCGTCGACCGCAGGTTCGAAGATCCTCGAGGGTTGGGTGCCGCCGTACGACGCGACCGTCGTGCGCCGCCTGCGCGAGGCCGACCTCGTGCCGCTCGGCAAGACCAACATGGACGAGTTCGCGATGGGCTCATCCACTGAGCACTCCGCCTACGGCCCCACCCGCAATCCGTGGGATCTCGAGCGCATCCCCGGCGGTTCGGGCGGTGGCTCCTCGGCCGCCGTCGCGGCCTTCGAGGCGCCGCTCGCGCTCGGCAGCGACACGGGTGGTTCCATCCGTCAGCCGGGCGCCGTCACCGGCACCGTCGGCATGAAGCCCACCTACGGCGGCGTCTCCCGCTATGGTGCGATCGCGCTGGCCTCCTCGCTCGACCAGGTGGGCCCCGTCTCGCGTACCGTGCTCGACGCTGCGCTGCTGCACGATGTGATCGGCGGGCATGACCCGCGCGACTCCACCTCCCTGAAGGATGTCTGGCCCAGCTTCGCCGCTGCGGCTCGCACCGGCGCCGCATCCGGCTCCCTGAGGGGTGTGCGGGTCGGCGTCGTGAAGGAGCTCGACGGTGAGGGCTTCCAGCCGGGCGTGCACACGCGCTTCAGGGAGGCGCTCGACACGATGGCCGCCGCGGGCGCCGAGATCGTCGAGGTGTCGACCCCCAGCTTCGAGTATGCGGTCGCCGCCTACTACCTGATCCTCCCGGCTGAGGCGTCCAGCAACCTGGCCAAGTTCGACTCGGTGCGCTTCGGGCTGCGGGTCAACCCGCCCGGTGGCGGAACGGTCGAGGACGTCATGGGGGCGACGCGCGAGGCCGGCTTCGGCCCCGAGGTGAAGCGCCGCATCATCCTGGGCACCTACGCGCTCAGCGCCGGCTACTACGACGCCTACTACGGCAGCGCGCAGAAGGTGCGCACGCTCATCCAGCGCGACTTCGCGGCCGCATTCGAAAAGGCTGACGTTCTCGTGTCGCCGTCTGCCCCGACGACGGCGTTCCGTTTCGGCGAGAAGCTCGAAGACCCCATGGCCATGTACCTCAACGACGTGACGACGATCCCGGCGAACCTTGCCGGCATCCCGGGCATGAGCATCCCCATGGGTCTCGCCGCCGAGGATGGCCTGCCGACGGGCATCCAGTTGATGGCGCCCGCCCGCGCGGACGCCCGCCTGTACGAGGTCGGTGCGACGCTCGAGGCGCTGCTGGAGCAGGGCTGGGGGCACACGCTCATCAGCCGTGCCCCCGATCTGACGCAGGGTGAAGAGTTCGCAGCACAGGAAGGCGCCGTCTGA
- a CDS encoding VOC family protein: MFSSTTAVPSFSVDDLDAAKSFYGETLGLKVELTEMGTLTLHFGGGGEGFVYPKPDHVPATFTVLNFVVDDVEAAVDDLNARGVTTKIYGDDVSGMQTDEKGIVRGDDGAGFIAWFRDPAGNVLAVLSAS, from the coding sequence ATGTTCAGTTCGACGACTGCGGTGCCATCGTTCTCGGTGGATGATCTGGATGCCGCGAAGTCCTTCTATGGCGAGACTCTCGGGCTGAAGGTCGAGCTGACGGAGATGGGCACGTTGACGCTGCATTTCGGGGGTGGTGGTGAGGGTTTCGTCTACCCGAAGCCGGATCACGTGCCGGCGACGTTCACTGTGCTGAATTTTGTGGTCGACGATGTGGAGGCGGCCGTGGATGATCTGAATGCGCGCGGCGTGACGACGAAGATCTACGGTGATGACGTTTCGGGGATGCAGACCGACGAGAAGGGCATCGTGCGCGGTGATGACGGCGCGGGCTTCATTGCCTGGTTCCGTGACCCGGCGGGCAACGTGCTGGCGGTGCTCAGCGCGAGTTGA
- a CDS encoding HNH endonuclease signature motif containing protein, whose translation MESIRATLEQAIGLLVELARADVSRLDDESLCQTVGAIEQAGRLVDTLRTRGASEIDARSAYEAGNAGLAQRHGHTRGAHLLEQLTRISPAEAARRARLGAAIRPDVALSGEALPARFPLLADAMIAGTVGTDAARMIITCLSQAAATAAGGSIDAAERALVDTARAEPAEIVAVHARVWREALDPDGAEPRDEAVRRRRAFRLGRERDGVTPFTGVADPTLASLFRTAFVESLAPGATPRFMDETDARAGTTSSVTRDGEIIESVRDPRTPDQRRHDILTGMLTAALRNANAHAETGQIGSLRPTATVMAVITLAELRAGRGVGWIDDHDEPIPAHAVRKLACEGGVTPILLGDNGEVLHLGRTQRLFSPAQRRALAVRDGGCVWPQCSAPPGWCHAHHVTEWENGGRTDIDNGALLCPAHHHMLHASEFTMKMIRGKPRLLAPPWLDPAQLWRPLGRTRATMAATL comes from the coding sequence ATGGAAAGCATCCGCGCCACCCTCGAGCAGGCCATCGGCCTGCTCGTCGAGCTTGCGCGCGCGGATGTCTCGAGGCTGGATGACGAAAGCCTGTGCCAGACGGTCGGTGCGATCGAGCAGGCTGGGCGGCTCGTCGATACGCTGCGCACCCGCGGGGCTTCCGAGATCGACGCCCGGTCGGCGTACGAGGCCGGCAACGCGGGTCTGGCGCAGCGACACGGACACACGCGTGGCGCTCACCTGCTCGAGCAGCTGACGCGCATCTCCCCTGCGGAGGCTGCGCGACGAGCCCGACTGGGTGCCGCCATCCGACCTGATGTTGCGCTGTCAGGCGAGGCGCTGCCGGCGCGCTTCCCACTGCTTGCCGACGCGATGATCGCAGGAACAGTGGGCACGGATGCCGCGCGCATGATCATCACATGCCTCAGCCAGGCAGCCGCGACCGCCGCTGGTGGCAGCATCGACGCCGCCGAGCGCGCCCTCGTCGACACGGCCCGCGCCGAACCGGCGGAGATCGTCGCCGTCCACGCGCGGGTGTGGCGCGAAGCCCTCGACCCCGACGGCGCCGAGCCTCGCGATGAGGCCGTGCGCCGGCGCAGAGCCTTCCGGTTGGGGCGAGAGCGCGACGGCGTGACCCCATTCACCGGTGTCGCCGACCCGACACTCGCGTCGCTGTTTCGAACCGCATTCGTCGAGAGTCTCGCGCCCGGCGCGACACCCCGATTCATGGATGAGACCGACGCGCGTGCCGGTACGACAAGCAGCGTGACCCGTGACGGCGAGATCATCGAGAGCGTGCGCGACCCCCGCACGCCCGACCAGCGGCGACACGACATCCTCACCGGCATGCTCACCGCCGCCCTACGCAACGCGAACGCCCACGCTGAGACCGGTCAGATCGGCAGCCTCCGCCCCACCGCGACCGTCATGGCCGTCATCACACTCGCCGAACTGCGCGCCGGCCGCGGCGTCGGCTGGATCGACGACCACGACGAACCCATCCCCGCACACGCAGTGCGCAAACTCGCCTGCGAAGGCGGAGTGACACCCATCCTCCTGGGCGACAACGGCGAAGTGCTCCACCTCGGCCGCACACAGCGTCTCTTCAGCCCTGCCCAACGGCGCGCACTCGCCGTACGCGACGGCGGATGCGTGTGGCCGCAATGCTCCGCGCCGCCAGGCTGGTGCCACGCCCACCACGTCACCGAATGGGAGAACGGCGGCCGCACCGACATCGACAACGGCGCCCTGCTGTGCCCGGCGCACCACCACATGCTGCACGCATCCGAATTCACCATGAAGATGATCCGCGGCAAACCCCGTCTACTCGCACCACCCTGGCTCGACCCCGCACAACTGTGGCGCCCGCTCGGTCGCACCCGCGCCACCATGGCGGCGACACTGTGA
- a CDS encoding LLM class flavin-dependent oxidoreductase gives MAQQVELGLDTFGDVMVGLDGERISHAQSIRNIVEQAVLADELGIDFIGVGEHHRDDFAVSAPEVVLAGIASRTSRIRLGSAVTVLSSDDPVRVFERFSTVDALSNGRAEVILGRGSFTESFPLFGFDMADYQQLFEDKIDLFAEILKNEPVTWTGKLRAGLTEQSVFPPIENGTLKTWVGVGGSPESVVRAARYGMPLMLAIIGGDPLRFAPYAELYKRALAQFELPELPIGAHSPGHVAATDEQALEELYPHFKVNRDRIGAERGWPPVTRAEFEHEARDGALFAGSPKTVADKIVRAVRGLGLSRFDLKYSNGTMPHEQLMSSIGLYGREVVPMVREQLAAE, from the coding sequence ATGGCGCAGCAGGTAGAGCTCGGACTCGACACATTCGGTGACGTGATGGTGGGTCTCGACGGCGAACGTATCAGCCACGCCCAGAGCATCCGCAACATCGTCGAGCAGGCGGTGCTCGCCGACGAGCTCGGCATCGACTTCATCGGTGTGGGGGAGCACCACCGCGACGACTTCGCCGTCTCCGCGCCCGAGGTGGTGCTGGCCGGCATTGCGAGCCGCACCTCGCGCATCCGCCTCGGCTCGGCCGTGACGGTGCTCAGCTCGGATGATCCGGTGCGCGTGTTCGAGCGGTTCTCCACGGTGGATGCGCTCTCCAACGGTCGCGCGGAGGTCATCCTCGGCCGCGGCTCCTTCACGGAGTCGTTCCCGCTGTTCGGCTTCGACATGGCCGACTACCAGCAGCTCTTCGAGGATAAGATCGACCTGTTCGCGGAGATCCTGAAGAACGAGCCGGTCACCTGGACGGGCAAGTTGCGCGCCGGGCTCACCGAGCAGAGCGTCTTCCCGCCGATCGAGAACGGCACGCTGAAGACCTGGGTCGGGGTCGGCGGCAGCCCCGAGTCTGTCGTGCGCGCGGCGCGTTACGGCATGCCGCTCATGCTCGCCATCATCGGCGGCGACCCGCTGCGTTTCGCGCCCTACGCGGAGCTGTACAAGCGGGCCCTCGCGCAGTTCGAGCTGCCGGAGCTGCCCATCGGTGCGCACTCGCCCGGGCATGTGGCTGCGACGGACGAGCAGGCGCTCGAGGAGCTGTACCCGCACTTCAAGGTGAACCGCGACCGCATCGGGGCCGAGCGTGGCTGGCCTCCCGTGACCCGCGCGGAGTTCGAGCACGAGGCGAGGGATGGCGCCCTCTTCGCGGGGTCGCCGAAGACCGTCGCCGACAAGATCGTGCGTGCCGTGCGCGGGCTCGGCCTCTCCCGTTTCGATCTGAAGTACTCGAACGGCACCATGCCGCACGAGCAGCTGATGTCATCCATTGGGCTGTACGGCCGCGAGGTCGTACCGATGGTGCGGGAGCAGCTCGCCGCCGAGTGA
- a CDS encoding alpha/beta fold hydrolase: protein MTLRPPTPAPSAVISRDGTKITTFDFGDPDGAVVLAVHGFASSALANWSVTGWIRDLTRAGLRVIAIDQRGHGGSDKPHDPSNYTMDHLVDDVLAVADTYMLDTASLLGYSLGARVSWRAAIEHPHRFDRAVLGGMPAGDPLSRFRLEEAREHIRSGVAIDDKLTATFVAMAETLPGNDLEALVSLVEGLRGGPQAWITDTPTQPLLLATGGEDPLLDDSRRLAEAAPDAEFLEIAGRSHFNATTAKEFREAATRFLTAPR, encoded by the coding sequence ATGACGCTGCGGCCCCCGACCCCTGCGCCCTCCGCCGTCATCTCGCGCGACGGCACCAAGATCACCACCTTCGACTTCGGCGACCCCGACGGCGCCGTCGTGCTCGCCGTGCACGGCTTCGCCTCCAGTGCACTCGCCAACTGGAGTGTCACCGGCTGGATCCGCGATCTCACCCGCGCCGGGCTCCGGGTCATCGCCATCGACCAGCGTGGCCACGGCGGCAGCGACAAACCGCACGACCCGTCCAACTACACGATGGACCACCTCGTCGATGACGTCCTGGCCGTCGCCGACACGTACATGCTCGACACCGCGTCGCTGCTCGGCTACTCGCTCGGCGCGCGCGTCAGCTGGCGAGCGGCCATCGAGCATCCGCACCGCTTCGATCGCGCCGTGCTGGGCGGCATGCCCGCCGGCGACCCGCTCAGCCGCTTCCGGCTGGAGGAGGCGCGCGAACACATCCGCTCTGGCGTGGCCATCGACGACAAGCTGACGGCAACCTTCGTGGCCATGGCCGAGACACTGCCCGGCAACGACCTGGAGGCGCTCGTCTCCCTCGTCGAAGGGCTGCGTGGTGGCCCGCAGGCGTGGATCACGGACACGCCCACCCAGCCGCTCCTGCTCGCCACAGGCGGCGAGGACCCGCTGCTCGACGACTCGCGCCGGCTCGCTGAGGCCGCACCCGACGCCGAGTTCCTCGAGATCGCCGGGCGCAGCCACTTCAACGCGACAACCGCGAAGGAGTTCCGCGAGGCGGCGACAAGATTCCTCACCGCCCCGCGATAG
- the gatB gene encoding Asp-tRNA(Asn)/Glu-tRNA(Gln) amidotransferase subunit GatB, with amino-acid sequence MAKAELMDFDKALEMFEPVLGFEVHVELNTRTKMFSDAPNPANSENPASEPNTMITPVCLGLPGSLPVVNEQAVRHSISLGLALGCQIAPSSRFARKNYFYPDLAKNYQISQFDEPIAFDGSVEVELPGGRMFEIPIERAHMEEDAGKLTHVGGATGRIQGAEYSLVDYNRAGVPLVEIVTNIIYGAEHDAPELAKAYVSTIRDIVIGLGISEARMERGNLRCDANISLRPRTAPGEDPAPLGTRTETKNVNSLRSVERAIRYEIQRQAAILAKGGTIIQETRHWHEDTGQTSAGRPKSDADDYRYFPEPDLLPVEPSKALIEELRAALPEAPAIRRRRLKEAWGFTDLEFQDVVNSGLLSEVEATTAAGASAQAARKWWTGEIARVANEKGVDAGTLVSPLHVSELVAMVEDGELTDRLARQVLEGVIAGEGSPAEVVKARGLAVVSDDGALIAAIDEALASQPDVLAKIRDGKVQAAGAVIGAVMKAMKGQADAARVRELVLERAAQ; translated from the coding sequence ATGGCCAAGGCAGAACTGATGGACTTCGACAAGGCGCTCGAGATGTTCGAGCCGGTTCTCGGCTTCGAGGTGCATGTCGAGCTGAACACGCGCACGAAGATGTTCTCGGATGCTCCCAACCCGGCGAACTCCGAGAACCCGGCCAGTGAACCGAACACCATGATCACGCCCGTGTGCCTGGGCCTGCCCGGCTCGCTGCCGGTCGTGAACGAGCAGGCGGTGCGCCACTCGATCAGCCTGGGCCTCGCGCTCGGCTGCCAGATCGCGCCGTCGTCACGCTTCGCGCGCAAGAACTACTTCTACCCCGACCTGGCCAAGAACTATCAGATCAGCCAGTTCGACGAGCCGATCGCCTTCGACGGCTCCGTCGAGGTCGAGCTGCCGGGCGGCCGGATGTTCGAGATCCCCATCGAGCGGGCGCACATGGAGGAGGACGCCGGAAAGCTGACCCATGTGGGCGGCGCGACCGGTCGCATCCAGGGTGCCGAGTATTCGCTTGTCGACTACAACCGTGCCGGTGTGCCCCTCGTGGAGATCGTCACGAACATCATCTACGGGGCGGAGCATGACGCGCCCGAGCTGGCGAAGGCGTACGTGTCGACGATCCGCGACATCGTGATCGGCCTCGGCATCTCTGAGGCGCGCATGGAGCGCGGCAACCTGCGCTGCGACGCGAACATCTCGTTGCGCCCGCGCACGGCGCCGGGGGAGGACCCGGCACCGCTCGGCACCCGCACGGAGACGAAGAACGTCAACAGCCTGCGCAGTGTTGAGCGTGCGATCCGTTACGAGATCCAGCGTCAGGCGGCCATCCTCGCGAAGGGTGGCACGATCATCCAGGAGACCCGCCACTGGCATGAGGACACCGGCCAGACCTCGGCCGGTCGCCCCAAGAGTGACGCGGATGACTACCGTTACTTCCCCGAGCCCGACCTGCTGCCGGTGGAGCCGTCGAAGGCTCTCATCGAGGAGTTGCGGGCTGCCCTGCCGGAGGCGCCGGCCATCCGTCGTCGCCGTCTGAAGGAGGCGTGGGGCTTCACCGATCTCGAGTTCCAGGATGTCGTGAACTCGGGCCTGCTGAGCGAGGTGGAGGCGACGACCGCCGCCGGTGCTTCAGCGCAGGCCGCACGCAAGTGGTGGACGGGCGAGATCGCGCGCGTCGCGAACGAGAAGGGCGTGGATGCTGGCACCCTGGTGTCTCCGCTGCACGTCTCAGAGCTGGTGGCGATGGTCGAGGACGGCGAGTTGACGGACCGTTTGGCCCGCCAGGTGCTGGAGGGCGTCATCGCCGGTGAGGGGTCGCCCGCGGAGGTCGTGAAGGCGCGCGGGCTTGCTGTCGTCTCTGACGACGGCGCCCTGATCGCTGCGATCGATGAGGCGCTCGCCTCGCAGCCGGATGTGCTCGCGAAGATCCGTGACGGCAAGGTGCAGGCTGCCGGTGCCGTGATCGGTGCCGTCATGAAGGCCATGAAGGGTCAGGCCGACGCCGCCCGCGTGCGCGAGCTCGTTCTGGAGCGTGCCGCGCAGTAG